The Thermomicrobiales bacterium genome has a segment encoding these proteins:
- a CDS encoding ABC transporter ATP-binding protein produces the protein MAVAQTQSQSTTTPQPGGAPVLEVRNLQTHFFTRNGVVSAVDDVSFSVGAGETLGIVGESGCGKSVTSLSIMRLIPSPPGKIVGGQIILRVGDTEKDLVKLDDGALRKVRGNDIAMIFQDPMTSLNPVYTVGNQLCEPLMLHLGLSKKDAEARAIDLLRRVGIPGAEDRYHAYPHQFSGGMRQRVMIAMALACNPKVLIADEPTTALDVTIQAQILDLMVGLNKDFGTAIILITHDLGVVAEVCQRVCVMYAGKVVEEASAHDLFSAPQHPYTVGLLSSIPTLGDHVKDRLVPIGGLPPDLLNPPTGCRFAPRCSRRQAKCAEPPPLSTVGKNRRAACWFPGPSNEAARPLEDVSAS, from the coding sequence ATGGCAGTAGCCCAGACGCAATCGCAATCGACCACGACCCCCCAGCCGGGTGGCGCTCCGGTTCTGGAGGTGCGCAATCTCCAGACCCACTTCTTTACGAGAAACGGTGTGGTCTCGGCGGTGGACGATGTTTCCTTCAGCGTTGGCGCTGGGGAGACGCTCGGGATCGTGGGCGAATCTGGGTGCGGCAAGAGCGTAACGTCGCTAAGCATCATGCGGTTGATTCCCAGCCCTCCCGGCAAGATCGTGGGTGGTCAGATCATCCTGCGGGTGGGGGACACCGAAAAGGATCTCGTGAAGCTCGACGATGGCGCCTTGCGCAAAGTGCGCGGCAATGACATCGCCATGATCTTCCAGGACCCGATGACCTCGCTGAACCCTGTCTACACGGTGGGGAACCAGCTCTGCGAGCCATTGATGCTCCATCTCGGGCTGAGCAAGAAAGACGCCGAGGCTCGTGCTATCGACTTGCTTCGCCGTGTTGGTATCCCGGGTGCGGAAGATCGCTACCATGCCTACCCGCACCAGTTCTCGGGGGGAATGCGGCAACGCGTCATGATCGCCATGGCGCTTGCCTGCAATCCGAAAGTCCTCATTGCCGACGAGCCCACCACCGCGCTCGATGTGACCATTCAGGCGCAGATTCTCGATCTGATGGTGGGTCTGAACAAGGACTTCGGAACCGCGATCATTTTGATCACCCACGACCTTGGCGTGGTGGCGGAGGTTTGCCAGCGAGTCTGTGTGATGTATGCCGGAAAGGTGGTCGAGGAAGCGAGCGCGCACGATCTCTTCTCCGCTCCACAGCATCCCTACACTGTCGGCCTGCTCTCTTCGATCCCCACGCTTGGCGACCATGTCAAAGACCGGCTGGTTCCCATCGGCGGCTTGCCGCCCGATTTGCTCAATCCTCCGACCGGGTGTCGTTTCGCTCCGCGCTGCTCGCGCAGGCAGGCGAAATGCGCGGAGCCGCCGCCATTGTCGACCGTTGGCAAAAATCGGCGCGCTGCGTGCTGGTTCCCGGGTCCGTCGAATGAAGCGGCTCGTCCGCTCGAGGATGTATCGGCTTCATGA
- a CDS encoding ABC transporter ATP-binding protein translates to MTEQNPPAADQDLILQLTNVKKHFNIGGGFLRGRPLVIHAVDDVSFSIKRGETLGLVGESGCGKTTLGQTIVRLYEPTAGSIVFRGQEIGKLGAKQMRPHRRYLQMIFQDPSASLDPRMTVSSVISEPLNVAGWGSKKDRQDRVRELLKEVGLNSYFANRYPHEFSGGQRQRIGIARALALSPELVVCDEPVSALDVSIQAQVLNLMKQLQDQYNLTYLFIAHNLAVVAHIADRIGVMYLGKLVEIGDARTITENPKHPYTKALISAIPIAAPGRTRDRIILQGDVPSPANPPRGCRFHPRCPIAQPNCSVQEPLLEEKEVNHFVACHYA, encoded by the coding sequence GTGACTGAACAGAATCCTCCAGCCGCCGATCAGGATCTGATTCTCCAGCTCACCAATGTCAAGAAGCACTTCAACATTGGCGGCGGGTTCTTGCGTGGCCGGCCACTGGTGATCCATGCCGTCGACGATGTCTCGTTCTCCATCAAGCGGGGCGAGACGCTTGGACTGGTCGGTGAATCTGGCTGCGGCAAGACCACGTTGGGCCAGACGATTGTGCGGCTGTATGAACCGACCGCTGGCTCGATCGTTTTCCGCGGGCAGGAAATCGGCAAACTGGGCGCCAAGCAGATGCGGCCGCACCGGCGCTATTTGCAGATGATCTTTCAGGATCCGTCGGCTTCACTCGATCCCCGCATGACAGTCTCGTCGGTGATCTCCGAACCGTTGAATGTCGCCGGTTGGGGATCGAAGAAGGACCGGCAAGATCGGGTGCGCGAGCTCCTGAAAGAGGTCGGGCTCAATTCGTATTTTGCCAATCGCTATCCGCACGAATTCTCCGGCGGACAGCGGCAGCGCATCGGCATCGCGCGCGCGCTCGCCTTGAGCCCGGAGTTGGTGGTCTGCGACGAGCCGGTTTCCGCGCTCGACGTGTCTATCCAGGCGCAGGTGCTCAACCTGATGAAGCAGCTGCAGGACCAGTACAACCTCACCTACCTCTTCATCGCGCACAACCTGGCAGTCGTTGCCCACATTGCCGATCGGATCGGGGTCATGTACCTCGGCAAGCTCGTGGAAATCGGCGATGCACGGACGATTACCGAAAACCCGAAACATCCCTACACCAAGGCGCTCATTTCCGCGATTCCGATTGCAGCGCCTGGCCGAACGCGAGATCGAATCATTCTGCAGGGCGATGTTCCGAGCCCGGCGAATCCTCCGCGAGGATGCCGGTTTCATCCACGTTGCCCGATTGCGCAACCAAACTGTTCCGTTCAAGAACCGTTGCTCGAAGAAAAGGAGGTCAACCATTTCGTGGCGTGTCACTACGCATAG
- a CDS encoding peptide ABC transporter substrate-binding protein, whose amino-acid sequence MTEHSQLDAQLSQIRESVLSGKMSRRAALKAAGAAAAVATFAAKGISNVSAQDEVVQTFYQRGYTSNPTSFDFNANLYCNGDTNAFEGVLTFDADLNPAPGWAETWESNEDASVWTFHIRPDNTGWSDGSPVTAHDYVYSWGRQLLPETAAPYASFFFDVKNAEALNTGADGVTVDDLGLKAIDDWTLEVTCEGPRGGFPLKTAYAAAWPAPKWAVEEHGELEWALGNVPLVSNGPFNLVELVPDVKWTMERNEGFWDAENISIDTYTSPIYPSANQMLLFESGSGDQQLDWAILPGADYLRYLEDPELAPTMNPYVFPGIWMMLPSNGQAPFDNPAVLKALSHAIDRDRLVTVTNGLVAPAYCMVPQGVFGFLDDPSLLGLQGYDPELAMASLVGTDFEGGQNWPEITMWMRAEEEQYNADIMANDIVDQLKQNLGMDVSIQPVPQSNFSEQLFENKWQLVFIRWWYDYPDPDNGYGDMFFSRKASGKRQAWSNDAFDDLVIQGKEAPTPEDRLAVYLQAETIIQEEVGYMPLVFRLDQNVFKPWVQNVSVNSYGQKVPDGNIYVNMLRSVTTDTRPAE is encoded by the coding sequence ATGACCGAACACTCTCAGCTCGATGCGCAGCTTTCCCAAATTCGGGAGAGTGTGCTGAGCGGCAAGATGAGCCGACGCGCCGCGCTCAAAGCGGCGGGCGCCGCTGCGGCTGTCGCCACCTTTGCCGCCAAGGGCATTTCGAACGTGAGCGCGCAGGACGAAGTCGTCCAGACGTTCTACCAGCGCGGCTACACCTCGAATCCAACCTCGTTCGACTTCAACGCCAACTTGTATTGCAACGGTGACACGAATGCATTCGAGGGCGTGCTGACGTTCGATGCCGACTTGAACCCGGCTCCCGGTTGGGCCGAGACCTGGGAGTCCAATGAGGACGCCTCGGTCTGGACGTTCCACATCCGACCCGACAATACAGGTTGGTCGGATGGATCTCCGGTGACCGCTCACGACTACGTCTATTCGTGGGGACGCCAGCTCTTGCCCGAGACGGCGGCGCCGTATGCAAGCTTCTTCTTCGACGTGAAGAATGCCGAGGCGCTGAACACCGGCGCAGACGGTGTGACGGTCGACGATCTTGGCCTGAAGGCCATCGATGACTGGACCCTGGAAGTTACCTGCGAGGGCCCGCGCGGTGGTTTCCCCCTGAAGACCGCCTATGCAGCTGCGTGGCCGGCGCCCAAGTGGGCCGTCGAAGAGCATGGTGAACTCGAATGGGCGCTGGGCAACGTTCCGTTGGTGTCCAACGGTCCGTTCAACCTGGTGGAGTTGGTTCCTGATGTCAAGTGGACCATGGAGCGCAACGAAGGCTTCTGGGACGCCGAAAACATCAGTATTGACACATACACCTCCCCGATCTATCCGAGCGCAAACCAGATGCTGCTCTTCGAGAGCGGTTCGGGCGACCAGCAGCTGGACTGGGCCATCCTCCCAGGCGCGGATTACCTGCGCTATCTCGAGGACCCCGAGCTTGCGCCGACCATGAACCCGTACGTGTTCCCCGGCATCTGGATGATGCTGCCCTCGAACGGGCAAGCACCGTTCGACAATCCGGCAGTGCTCAAGGCGTTGTCTCATGCCATCGACCGCGATCGCCTCGTGACCGTGACCAACGGTCTTGTGGCGCCGGCGTATTGCATGGTGCCGCAGGGCGTCTTCGGATTCCTCGACGATCCGTCGCTTCTTGGGCTGCAGGGGTACGATCCTGAGCTGGCCATGGCCTCGCTCGTCGGCACCGATTTCGAGGGTGGTCAGAACTGGCCCGAAATCACCATGTGGATGCGTGCTGAGGAAGAGCAGTACAACGCGGACATCATGGCGAACGACATCGTCGATCAGCTCAAGCAGAACCTGGGGATGGACGTTTCGATCCAGCCGGTTCCGCAGTCGAACTTCTCCGAGCAGCTCTTCGAGAACAAGTGGCAGCTCGTCTTCATCCGCTGGTGGTACGACTATCCGGATCCCGACAACGGCTACGGCGACATGTTCTTCAGCCGCAAGGCGTCCGGCAAGCGGCAGGCGTGGTCGAATGACGCCTTCGATGACCTGGTCATCCAGGGCAAGGAAGCGCCGACACCCGAAGACCGGCTTGCGGTCTATCTTCAGGCCGAGACGATCATCCAGGAAGAAGTTGGCTACATGCCGCTGGTCTTCCGCCTGGACCAGAACGTCTTCAAGCCATGGGTCCAGAACGTCTCTGTCAACTCGTACGGCCAGAAGGTGCCGGATGGCAACATCTACGTCAACATGCTTCGCAGCGTGACGACCGACACCCGCCCGGCCGAGTAG
- a CDS encoding branched-chain amino acid transaminase produces MAPNHPTYLWYNGAITPWDEATVHVSEMGWSSIGAVFEGIRGYWNDDQQELHIYRLREHLERLARSMKLVHLDLEYSIDELIDAITELVRLNEHRQDTYIFPLAYTADTYFTRYDSMDVKTALQILTRPMPSHLGSGKAMHAKVSSWRRISEDVMPPRIKNISNYRNGQIARQEVAQDGYDTAIILNAQGKVSEAPGACVMFVRDGKLITPDLTSGILESITRDALIILAREVLGMPVEERVVDRTELYVADEVFLCGTAAEISPIVSVDRFTVGNGEIGPVTRQLEQAFEATLRGTESNYEHWRTQAGYASRVPA; encoded by the coding sequence ATGGCCCCCAATCATCCAACCTACCTCTGGTACAACGGCGCAATCACTCCCTGGGACGAGGCCACGGTGCACGTCTCGGAAATGGGTTGGTCGAGTATTGGGGCCGTGTTCGAAGGAATCCGGGGATACTGGAACGACGACCAACAGGAACTGCATATCTATCGCTTGCGCGAGCATCTCGAACGCCTGGCGCGATCGATGAAACTCGTGCACCTCGATCTCGAGTACTCGATCGATGAGTTGATCGATGCCATCACGGAGCTGGTCCGCCTGAACGAGCACCGGCAGGACACCTACATCTTCCCGCTCGCCTACACGGCCGACACCTACTTCACGCGTTATGACAGCATGGACGTGAAGACGGCGTTGCAGATCCTGACTCGGCCAATGCCATCGCATCTGGGCAGCGGCAAGGCTATGCACGCCAAGGTCAGTTCATGGCGACGCATTTCGGAAGACGTCATGCCGCCGCGCATCAAGAACATCTCCAACTACCGAAACGGCCAGATTGCCCGTCAGGAAGTTGCCCAGGACGGTTACGACACTGCCATCATTCTCAATGCCCAGGGAAAGGTCTCGGAAGCTCCTGGCGCCTGCGTCATGTTCGTCCGGGATGGCAAGCTGATTACTCCAGATTTGACCTCGGGTATTCTCGAGAGCATCACGCGGGATGCGCTGATCATCCTGGCGCGGGAAGTCCTTGGCATGCCAGTGGAAGAACGTGTGGTCGATCGGACCGAACTCTATGTGGCTGATGAGGTCTTCCTTTGCGGCACCGCCGCGGAAATCTCCCCGATTGTCAGCGTCGATCGATTCACGGTCGGCAATGGCGAGATCGGACCGGTCACGCGCCAACTCGAGCAAGCGTTCGAAGCGACGTTGCGCGGCACCGAATCGAACTACGAGCACTGGCGCACCCAGGCGGGTTACGCATCCCGCGTTCCGGCGTAG